In the Candidatus Methylomirabilota bacterium genome, CGATCCTCTTCGTGCTCGAGGAGACGCTACGCGCCGGGTCGCCGGTGCCGGGCGATTGGGGGCTCATGATCGGCCTCGGCCCCGGCTTCGCGGCCGAAGGCGCCTTGCTTAGATGGTAGTGCGAGCCGCAGGCCGGCCCGCGGCCGAGGCGAGCCTGGGTCGCAGTGCGAGCCGTAGGGCGGCGGCGGGCTGGGCCCCGCCCGTCCGAGGCGAGCGATGAACAAGGACGTGCGAGCCGCAGGCCGGCCCGCGGGGCGAGCCGCAGGGCGGCCAGGGGCTGGGGCCCCTGCGCCCGAGGCGAGCGAACATAGAAGGTCCCGCGCGGCCGAGGCGAGCGGTGTCCCATGGTGATGCCGCGAGTGGAGGGAGCGATCGAGTATCTGGACCGGCCCGTGCCGCGGGCGGATCGCGACGCCTCGCTCGACGACATCGATCGGCTCAATGCCTGGTTCGGCGGCTACTGGCTGACGCTGCGCGAGATCCGCCGCCTGGCCGGGGCGGCGGCCGGGGGGCGGGCGCTGCTGGTCGTCGACGTCGGCGGCGGCCGCGGGGACTTCGCCCACCGGCTGATCGGCTGGGCCCGGCGCGGGGGACGCGCGGTCCGCGTCGTCGTGGTCGACCGGGAGTGCGCGGGCGCCGGCGCCGGCATCCTCCGGGTGAGGGCGGACGCCACGGCGCTGCCCTTCCGGGAGGGCGCGGCCGACGTCGTCACGGCGTCGCTGACGCTCCACCACCTCGAGCCCGATGCCGCGGTCGCGTCTCTCCGGGAGATGGGGGCGACCGCGCGCGGGGGGGTGGTGGTCAACGACCTGCTGCGCTCGCGGCTCACGCTGGGCCTGGTGTGGCTGGTGACGCGGCTCTTCTGCCGCCACCGCTTCTCGCGCCACGACGGGCCGCTCTCGGTCCGCCGCGCCTACGCGGCGGAGGAGCTGCGGGTGCTGGCCGACAAGGCCGGCCTCGCGCGCGTTGCGATTCGTCGCTATCCGTGGCTCGGCCGGATCGTGGCGGTGCTGGCATGAGGTCGGAGGCGGACGCCATCGTCGTCGGCGCCGGCCCGGCCGGCGCGGCGACCGCCATCCTCCTGGCGGAGCGGGGCCTCGAGGTCCTCGTGCTCGACCGGGCGAAGTTCCCCCGCCCGAAGGTTTGTGGCGAGTACCTGAGCCCCGAGGCGGTGCGCATCCTCGACGGCCTCGGCGTGCTCAAGGCCCTCGACGCGGCCGGCGCGGCGCTGGTGACGGGCATGCGGATCACCGCGCCCGACGGCACGGTCGTCGCCGGCACCTATCGTACGGTGGGGCCCTGGCAGCCCTATCGGGGGCACGCGATGGGTCTCGCGCGCTCGAGGCTGGACGCCGCGCTGGTCGATCGGCTCCGCGCCCTGCCCGTGGACTTCCGCGAGCAGGTGCGCGTGACCGACGTCCTCGGCGAGGGTGACCGGATCGTCGGCGTGGAGGCGATCGACGCCGAGGGCCGGCGGCGCGCTTTTCGCGCGCCGCTGGTGGTCGGCGCCGATGGCCGCGCCTCGGTGATCGCCCAGCGGCTGGGGTGCCGCCGCCCCCACCGCCTGCGGCGCATGGCCCTCGTCACCTACGTGGCGGGGCTGCCGGACTGCCGCGACGCCGGCGAGATCTTCGTGGACCCGCCCGACTACGCGATCTTGAACCCGCTGGCGCCCGACCGCGTGAACATGAGCATCGTCGTCCCGCTCGAGCACGTGACGCCGTGGAGCGATCGGCTGGACGTCTTCTTCGCCGCGCGTGTCAGGCAGCTGCCGCATCTGGCCCGGCGCGTGAGCGGCGCCGAGCGGGTGGCGCCGGTGCAGGCGATGGGGCCACTCGCCTACCGGGTGCGGCCGCCGCGGGTGGGGGGCGTGTTGCTGGTCGGCGACGCCGCGGGCTTCTACGACCCGCTGACGGGCGAGGGTGTCTTCAGCGCCCTGCGCGCGGCCGAGCTGGCGGCGGAGACGGCCGCGCAGGCGTTCCGGGCGGGTGACTGGTCGGCGGCGACGCTGGCCGCCTACGAGCGGGCCCGGCGCGCCTGCTTCGGCGACAAGGAGCGTTTCGTCCGCGCGCTGCAGGCCGTCATCCGGCGCCGCTGGCTGGCGAACTTGGCGGCGCGCGTCCTGGCGCGCCGCCCGGCACTCCTCGACCTCCTGCTCGGCGTCGCCGGCGACTACGTCCCGCCCCGCGCGCTACTGGCCGGTCTCCGGACGCGTTGAAGCTTCGCGCGGGCGGCACTCACGGCCTGAGCTAGCGCTGGTGCCGCTCGCGAACCTCTTGCGAGGAGCCGACGATGGCGAGGTCTGCTGACAACCTGCCGCGGCGATTCGGGAAGCTCCCCACTCCCGCCGTCACCGACGTCATGGACGAGATGGGGCTGTCGCGTCAGACCCTGCCGTCCACGATCCAGCCGCTCACCGCCGACATGCGGCTGGCCGGTTACGCGTTCACCGCGCGCGGCCGCCCGCATCGAGGGTCGGCGCGCGAGCGCGATCAGACGCTGCGGCAGTTCTTGAAGATGCTGGGGACGGTGCCCGGCAACTCGGTCCTGGTGCTGGCGGCTAACGACAACACGGCCGCACACTTCGGCGAACTGTCCGCGCACTGGTTCCGCACGCGGCGCGTGCGGGGGGCCGTGATCGACGGCGCCACGCGGGACGCCGCCGCCATCGGCCGGCTCCGCTTCCCGACCTTCGTGCGCTACCGCACGCCTCAGGACTCGGTGCCGCGCTGGCGGGTGACCGACTGGGGGCTGCCACTGACCATCGGGGGGGTGCGCGTGAGCCTCGGCGACGTCATCGTCGCCGACATCGACGGCGTCGTCGTCGTCCCGCGCCGCGTCGCCCACGAGGTGCTGATCCGCTCCGAGAGGCTCGTGGGGACCGAGAACAAGGTGCGCTCCGCCGTGCGCCGGGGGATGACGCCGCTGCAGGCGTACGAGAAGTTCGGGAGTTTCTAGCAGCGTGTCGGCGCCACCTGTTCCTGGGGGGAGGTTTCGGAAGGGGGGCGAAGCCCCCCGCCGAGGCTTCTAGCGGGTCCGGCGGGGACCGGGACGCGCCGGGACGGCCGCCGGCCGCGGCGCCGGGTCGCGTGACTCGGGACTCTTGATCGGGGCCAGGCCCGCCGCCGCCAGCGGCTCGCTGATCCGGTCCCGAATCCACTTCGCGTCCCACCATTCCAGCGGCGTCACCGAGACGCCGTGCACCAGCACCTCGTAGTGCAGGTGATCGCCGATGGCCAGGCCGGTGGTGCCCGTCCGCCCGATCTCCTGGCCCTTGACCACGTGGTCGCCGGCGTTGACGGCGATCGTCGAGAGATGGCTGTAGAGGGTCATGAGGCCGAGACCGTGATCGAGGATGATCGTGCTGCCGTAGATCGTCAGGGGCCCCGTGAAGAGGACGGTGCCCGTGTTCGCGGCCGGCACCGGCGCCTGCCTGGTCGAGGCCAGGTCGTAGCCGAAGTGCACCTGCGTGTCGACGTCGCGCCCGGCGTAGACGTACGTGCGCGTCTCGGCGAAGTTCGAGAAGACCTTGGTGTTCCGGGGCTGCAGGAACGGGCCATCCCAGAGCGGCCGATCGGCGGTCTTGACGGCCAAGCGCCGCTTTTCCGCCTCGGCCTGGCGGCGCTGGTCACGATTGATGACCAGGAAGGCGTCGAGGAGCGGGCGCGTGGCCGGATGCTGCGGCAGCAGCTCCGGGATCTTGGCCTGGAGGAAGGCGTCCTTGATCTCGATCCGGTCCCGACGGAAACGACGGGGCAGCACCTCGGCGCTGATCCCGCGGGACGTGCTGTTGCCGGCCTCATCCTCGGCGGTGACCGTGATGGGCGTCCCCGCGGCGTAGTCGTAGGGCAGCGCGAAGAAGCCCACGCGCGTGCCCGGCGCCCCCAGCGGAAAGGTCGGGAACGCGAGCGCGCCCACGCGCGTCTCGGCGCGGGCGGCGTCGCCGGCGCGGACGACGACCAGCGCGGCCCCGCCCGGCGCCAGATAGCGCGTGGCGGCCACGACGTCGAGCTTGGGTGGCGTGAGGTCGATGGTGACGGGATAGCTGGCGGCGGCGCGCTCGCGGGCGGGGAGCGGACGCCAGAAGTCGTCACGCCCCCACACCTCGATGGTGGCCTCGCCCTCGCGAAGGCCCCTGGCCGCCGGTTCCAGCGTCACCGCGATCTCGGCGCGGGGGCCCAGCGGGCCCTCCGGCCTGGCGGCGACCACGGGCTGATCGCCCTGCACGACGCGCACCTCGACGCGCGCGACGTTGCCGCGGGCCGCCTCGACGACGAAGGTGAGCGGCGTCTTCTGGCCGACGAAGCGCGGCGGCGCCGCCGTCACGCGCACGTCCGGCACCGACTGGCGCCAGACCAGATACGACACGGCACCCGCCAGGACGAGGACGAGAAGCACGACGAGGGGAGTCCGGGACCGCCGAGGCACGAGGCGCATCATACCACGGCGGTTGCTTGACACCCCTCCGGGCCCTGGCTAGATTGGCGCGGTGTCCACCGCCGTCTGGTTGATCCCCGCCTTTCCGCTCGCCGGCGCGCTCGTCAACATGCTCGGGGGGCGCGTCATCCGCTCGCGCGCTCACTGGATCGCGGTGCCTGCGCTGGCCGGGTCGTTCCTCGCCGCCTGCGCGGTCTTGGCGGGGATCTGGAGCGGCCGCACCGTCGCCCCCCGGCTCTTCCCCTGGATCGTCGCCGGCGACTTCGAAACGTCGGTGGCGGCGCAGGTCGATCCGCTCGCCGGCGTCATGCTGCTGGTCGTCACCGGCGTCGGGTTCCTCATCCACCTCTACTCGGTGGGCTACATGCACGGCGACCCCGGGTACGCCCGCTACTTCGCCTACCTGAACCTCTTCGTCTTCTCCATGACGATGCTGGTCCTGGCCGGCAACTTCCTGCTCCTCTACGTGTTCTGGGAAGCGGTGGGCCTCTGCTCCTACCTCTTGATCGGCTTCTGGTACACGCGCCCGGCGGCCGCGCAGGCGGGCAAGAAGGCGTTCATCGTCAACCGTGTCGGCGACTTCGGTTTCGGCCTCGGCGTCATGTGGCTCTGGACCGCGCTGGGCACGCTGGACTACGCCGACGTCTTCGCCAGGGTCAACCAGCTCTCGCCGGCGGTGGCCACCGGTATCGCGCTCCTGCTCTTCATGGGCGCGTGCGGCAAGTCGGCCCAGCTGCCGCTCCACACCTGGCTGCCGGACGCGATGGAGGGCCCGACGCCGGTTTCCGCGCTCATTCACGCCGCCACCATGGTCACCGCGGGCGTCTACATGGTCGCGCGGAGCCACGCCCTCTTCGAGCGCTCGGGCCTGGCGCTGGAGGTGGTGGCGTGGGTCGGCGTGGCCACCGCGTTGTTCGCCGCCACCGTCGCGCTCGTCCAGACCGACATCAAGCGGGTGCTGGCCTACTCGACGATCAGCCAGCTCGGATACATGTTCGCTGCCGTCGGGCTCGGGGCCTACGCGGCCGGCATCTTCCACCTGGTGACGCACGCCTTCTTCAAGGCGCTCCTCTTCCTGGGCGCCGGCAGCGTCATCCACGCGCTCGGCGGCGAGCAGGACCTCCGGAAGATGGGCGGGCTGGCCCCCAAGATGGTCACGACGGCGCTCACCATGGCCATCGGCGCGGCCGGGCTGGCCGGCCTGCCCGGCCTGGCCGGCTTCTTCTCGAAGGACGAGATTCTGGCCTCCGCGTTCGCGGGCGGGCACCGCCTGCTGTGGGCGCTGCTGCTGTTGGGCGCGTTCCTCACCGCCTTCTATTCGTTCCGCCTGCTCTTCCTGGCCTTCTTCGGCGGCCCCCGCATGCCGCGCGAGGTGGCCCATCATGTCCACGAATCGCCGGCGGTGATGACGGTGCCGCTGGCCGTCCTGGCGCTCCTCACCGTGACGGCCGGCTGGGCCCTGGGCGTGCCGTCCGAGCAGGGAACGCGCTTCGCGCGGTTCCTGGCCCCCGTCTTCCCGCTCCCCGAGGCCGCGCACAGCGGCTTCGTCACCTTCGTCCTGCTGATGCTCAACGTGGTCGTGGCGACGGCGGGCATCGTGCTGGCGTGGTTCATGTATATGTCGGCCCCGGTGCGGCCGGAGAGGATCGGCCGCCCGCGCCCGCCGATCCAGGCCCTGCTGCTGAACGCCTACTACGTCGACGCGCTGTACGACCGCGCCATCGTGCGGCCGCTGCTGGCGCTGTCGACGTACATGGCCCGCGTCGTCGACCTCGGCGTGGTCGACGGTCTCGTGAACCTGGCCGGGCGCGCCATCCTGGCCGGGGCGGCGGGGTTCCGGCGCGCCCAGACGGGGTACGTCGTCAACTACGCGCTGGCGATGCTGGTGGGCGCGGTGGCGCTGCTCGGCTTCATGCTCACCCGATGACGGTGGGGATCCTCTCGGCGGTGACGTTCCTGCCCGCCGCCGGCGGGCTGGCGCTGGCGCTGGTGCCGCGCCATCGCGCGAACGCCCTGCGGGTAGGCGCGCTCGTCGTCGCCCTGACCACCTTCGCGCTGTCGGTGCCGCTCTACGTCGCCTTCAACGCGGGGTCGGCCGACTACCAGTTCGAGGAATACGCGCGCTGGATGCCGACGCTCGGCGTGGCCTACCACCTGGGCATCGATGGCATCAGCCTGCTGCTGGTGCTGCTGACCACGTTCCTGATGCCGATCGCGCTCCTCTCGGCCTGGCACGCGATCGACGATCGCATCAAGGAGTTCGTGGTGACCATGCTCGTCCTCGAGACGGGCATGCTCGGCGTCTTCGTGAGCCTCGACCTATTCCTCTTCTACGTCTTCTGGGAGGCGATGCTGATCCCGATGTACTTCATCATCGGGGTCTGGGGCGGGCCCAGCCGCATCTACGCGGCGGTCAAGTTCGTCCTCTACACGATGGTCGGCTCCGTGCTGATGCTGGTGGCCATCCTGGCCCTCTACTACCAGCACGGGGCTGCCACCGGGACGTTCACCTTCGATCTGCCGACGCTGGCCCGCTGGGTGGTGCCGGCCGGGCTCGGGCAGGACCTCATGTTCCTGGCCTTCGCGCTGGCCTTCGCCATCAAGGTGCCTCTCTTTCCCTTCCACACCTGGCTGCCGGACGCGCACGTGGAAGCGCCCACGGCCGGCTCCGTCATCCTGGCCGGCGTCCTGCTCAAGATGGGCACCTACGGCTTCCTGCGCTTCTGCCTGCCGCTCTTCCCCGACGCCAGCCTGGACTTCGGCCCCCTGATCTTCGCGCTGGCCGTGATCGGGGTCGTCTACGGCGCCTGGGTGTCGACCGTCCAGCCCGACCTCAAGAAGCTCGTCGCCTACTCGAGCGTGAGCCACCTCGGCTTCGTCATGCTGGGGATCTTCACACTGAACACCCAGGGGCTCGTGGGCGGGCTCATCCAGATGGTCAATCACGGGCTCTCGACGGGTGCGCTCTTTCTCCTGGTCGGCATGATCTACGAGCGCCGGCACACGCGCCTCATCGCCGACTTCGGGGGCCTCTGGAAGGTCGTGCCGGCCTTCTCGGCGGTGCTGCTGCTCGTCTCGCTCTCGTCCCTGGGACTGCCCGGGTTGAACGGATTCGTGGGCGAGTTCCTGATCCTCGTCGGCGTCTTCCAGGTCAACCGGCTGCTGGCCGCCGCGGCCACCACCGGGATCATCTTCGCGGCCGTCTATCTGCTGTGGATGTACCAGCGGGTGATCTTCGGCGAGGTGACGCGCGAGGAGAACCGCCGGCTGCCCGACCTCACGCCCCGCGAGTGGGTGGTGATCGCGCCGGTGCTGGTGTTCATCGTGTGGATCGGCGTCTACCCGACCGCTTTCACGGGGCCCACCGAGGCCACGATCGATGCGTTGATCGCCCAGGTCGAATCGAAGGCCAGCGTGGCCGCCGAGCCGGTGCGGACCTCGCGGCGATGACGCCGATCCCCGCGCCGCCGGTCGTGCTCGGCACGCTCCTGCCCTCGTTGATCGTGGTCGGCACCGCCATCGTGGTGCTCCTGCTCGATCTCCTGCCGCCCCGTGCCAGCAAGGCGCACCTGGGCGCGGTCGCGCTGGCCGGGCTGGTGGGGGCGCTTCTGGCCACCCTGAGGACGTGGGGCGGCGGGGGCCGCGCCTTCCACGACATGATCGTGCTGGACGACTACGCCCTCTTCTTCCACATCGTCATCTGCTACGCGGCGGCGCTGATCGTGCTCCTCTCGATGGATTACCTGCGTCGGTTCGGCGCCGAGTCGGGCGAGGGCTACAGCCTCATCCTCTTTTCCACCGCCGGCATGATGGTGCTCGCCTCCGCCAACGACCTGATCGTCGTGTTCCTGGCCATCGAGCTGATGTCGCTTTCGCTCTACGTGCTGGCGGGGCTGTTCAAGTGGCGCCGGGAGGCGGGCGAGGCCTCGATGAAGTACTTCCTGCTCGGCGTGTTCGCCTCCGCCTTCCTCCTCTACGGCATCGCCCTGGTCTACGGCGCCACCGGCACCACCAACTTCGACCGCATCGCGGTGGCCGTCGGCGCGGGGCCGCGCGATCGGCTCTTCCTCGTCGGGCTCGGGATGCTCCTGGTGGGCTTCGGCTTCAAGATCTCGTCCGTGCCCTTCCACATGTGGGCCCCGGACGTCTACCAGGGAGCGCCCACCAGCGTCGCCGCGCTCATCGCTACCGGATCGAAGGCGGCGGTCTTCGCGGCGCTCATCCGCCTGCTGGTGGCCGGCCTGCGCACGGTCCAGCCGGACGCCACCACGCTGCTGTGGGCGCTGGCCGCGCTCACCATGACCGTCGGCAACGTCGTCGCCATCGCCCAGTCGAACCTCAAGCGGATGCTGGCGTACTCCTCCATCGCCCACGTCGGGTACATGCTGGTCGGGCTGGTGGCCGGCGGCGCGGCGGGCGCCGGCGCCGTTCTCTTCTACCTGCTGGCGTACACCTTCACCACGGTGGGCACCTTCGGGGTGATCGCGCTCTGCGAGCGGGCGGGGGAAGAGGCGGTCGAGGTGCGCGATTACGCGGGGCTCGGGCGGCGCCATCCGCTGCTGGCCCTGACGCTCGGCCTCTTCCTCCTGTCGCTGATCGGCATCCCGCCCCTGGCCGGCTTCGTCGGCAAGTTCTACCTCTTCGGCTCCGCGGTGCGCGCCGGCTACATCTGGCTGGCCGTTATCGCCGTGCTGAACTCCGCCGTCGCCGCCTACTATTACTTGAGGGTGGTCGTCTACATGTACATGCAGGAGCCGGAGGCGCCCTCGGCGTCGCTGGCGCCGTCCTTCGCCGGGGGCCTGGCGCTCACGATCGCGCTCATCGGCATCGTGCTCCTGGGGGTGATGCCGGCGCCGTTCGCGGACCTCGCGCAGGCCGCCGTCGCCCCCCTGATCCGCTAGTGCCGGTCCAACTACCTTCGCCATACTTCGTTCTCGGACTGGAGGCGCGCTAGCCGCCGGTGAAACGGACGCCGCCGCGGCTGCCGCTCCAGGGGTATCGCGTCGTAGAGATGGCGCATCACCTTGCCGCGCCCCTCGCCGCCATGCACCTCGCCGACTTCGGCGCCGACGTGGTGAAGGTCGAGACGCTGGAGGGCGAGGACTGGCGGCGGTGGGGACGCTCCTCGCCGGCGGGCGACAGCCAGCTCTTTCTCGCCATCAATCGCAACAAGCGCAGCCTGTCGCTCGACTATGCGCGCTCCGATGGCCGCGCCGTGCTCGATCGCCTGCTGGCCCGGGCCGACGTGCTGCTCACGAACTTCGCCCCCCAGATCCTGGTCAAGCTCGGGCTCGACGGCCGCGCCCTGGCCCGGCGCCACCGGCGGCTGATCGTGTGCGCGCTGTCGGCGTTCGGCCCCCGCGGGCCGGACGCGCACCGCCGGGCCTTCGACATCGTGGTCGGGGGCGAGACGGGCCTGCTCCTGCCCCATCCCGACGGGCGGAGCGCGCCGCTCGTCAACGCCGCCCCCATCGCCGACACGGGCAGCGCGCTGCTGCTGGCCTACGGCGTCACGCTGGCGCTGCTGCAGCGCGAGCGGGGCGGCCGGGCCCAGGTCGTCCAGTCCGCGCTCGTCAATGCCTGCGTCGCGCTCCAGGCCCACCGCTTCATCTGGCTGGAGGGCGAGGCCGCTCCCGAGACCACGCCGCCGCCGATGGCGATGTACCGCGCCTATCCGACCGCGGATGGGTTCATCACGGTGGCCGCCATCGCCGAGCGGTTGTGGCAGCGGCTCTGCAAGGTGCTGGGGCTGGAGGCGCTGCTGACCGACCCGCGGTACACGCCGTGGTCGAACCTCCTCGCCCGGCGCGGCGAGCTGATCGAGACGCTGGAGGCGCGCTTCCGCACGCGCCCGACCGAGGAGTGGCTGAAGGTGCTCGTCGCGAGCGGCGTGCCGGCCGGCCGCGTGAACTCGGGCCGGGAGGTCTTCGAGCACCCGCAGCTCAGGCTCAACGGCGTCGTGATGGACACGCGCCATCCCCGGGCCGGCCGCCTGCGCATGATGGGCTTCCCGCTGCGACTCACCGGCACGCCGGCGCGCCTGCGCCGTCACGCGCCGGCGCTCGGCGCCGACACGCGCGCGGTGCTGCGGGACCTCGGCTATCGCCCGGCGGAGATCCGCCGGCTGGTCGGCGAGCGCGTGGTGCGCGCCCGGTGAGGGCGCCCCGCCTCCGGCTGCCGCACCGCGGCTGGCTCTTCGATCTCGACGGCACGGTGTATCGCGGCGAGGCGCTGGTCCCTGGCGCGCGCGAGACGATCCTGGCGCTGCGCGCCGCCGGTCGCCGGGTGGCCTTCCTCTCCAACAAGCCGCTCCAGACCCGCGGGGACTACGCGCTCAAGCTGACCCGCCTGGGGATCCCCACGCGCGTGGACGAGGTGATCAGCTCGTCGCTGGTGCTGGCTCGCCACCTGGCGGCCCTCGATCCGGGGGCCCCCGTCTTCGTCATCGGCGAGCCGCCACTGATCGCCGAGCTGGGGGCGACCGGGTTCGAGGTCCGGCGCGACCACCACGTACGGTGGGTCGTCATCGCCTTCGACCGCACCTTCGATTACGCGAAGCTGAACACGGCGCCGCAGGCCGTGCGGGCGGGGGCCCGGCTGATCGCCACCAATCCCGATCGCACGTGTCCCACCGAGGACGGCGAGATTCCCGACTGCGCTGGCATGATCGCCGCCGTCGAGGCGGTGACGGGCCGGGCGGTGGAGATCATCGTCGGCAAGCCGTCGCCGATCATCCTGGAGGTCGCGCTGGCGACGCTGGGGGTGGAGGCGGCCGACTGCGTTGTGGTCGGCGACCGCCTGGAGACCGACATCGTCATGGGCAAGCGGCGGGGGCTGGCGACCGTGCTCGTGCTGAGCGGCCTCACGCGTCCAGACGATCCGCGCATCGCCGAGATCGAGCCGGACGCCGTGATAGGATCGATCCGAGAGCTGATCCAGCCATGACGCGAGCGGCGCTGACCGACGATGACTACGACGTCGTCATCATCGGCGGCGGCATGGCGGGCGCCGGCGCCGCCCGCGACCTCGCGCTGCGGGGCGTGGCGGTGGCGCTGCTGGACAAGGGCGACTTCGCCTCCGGCACCACTTCCCGCTCGTCGAAGCTGATCCACGGCGGGTTGCGCTACCTCGAGCTCTTCGACGTCGCCCTGGTCCGCGAGTCGCTGCGCGAGCGGGAGACCCTCCGGCGGCTGGCCCCGCACCTCGTCCGACCGCTGCCCTTCCTGGTGCCCGTCTACCGTGATTCGTCACGGAGCCTCATCAGGGTCCGGATCGGCCTCAAGCTCTACGACTGGCTGACGCCCGGGCGGGACCGCGAACGCTACCGCGTCCTGCGCCCCGTCGACGCGCTGAGCCTGGAGCCGGGGATCCGCGCGGAGGACCTCAAGGGGGCCGGCTACTACTTCGACGACCTGCTGGTGTTCCCCGAGCGGCTCTGCCTGGAGAACGTGCTCTCGGCCTGCCGCCACGGCGCCCGCGCCTTCAACTACGCCGACGTCGAAGAGGTCGTTCGGGACCCGCGCGGGCGCATCCGGGGCGTGCGGGCCCGCGACCTCCTCACCGGCCGCGTGGTGACGTTCGGCGCCCAGGTCATCGTCAACGCGACGGGGCCGTGGGTCGATCTGATCCGCGAGCGGGCGCGCATCGCCGACCGGGGACGGCGGATCGTGCGGCGGACCAAGGGCGTCCACTGCCTGC is a window encoding:
- a CDS encoding NAD(P)/FAD-dependent oxidoreductase, translating into MRSEADAIVVGAGPAGAATAILLAERGLEVLVLDRAKFPRPKVCGEYLSPEAVRILDGLGVLKALDAAGAALVTGMRITAPDGTVVAGTYRTVGPWQPYRGHAMGLARSRLDAALVDRLRALPVDFREQVRVTDVLGEGDRIVGVEAIDAEGRRRAFRAPLVVGADGRASVIAQRLGCRRPHRLRRMALVTYVAGLPDCRDAGEIFVDPPDYAILNPLAPDRVNMSIVVPLEHVTPWSDRLDVFFAARVRQLPHLARRVSGAERVAPVQAMGPLAYRVRPPRVGGVLLVGDAAGFYDPLTGEGVFSALRAAELAAETAAQAFRAGDWSAATLAAYERARRACFGDKERFVRALQAVIRRRWLANLAARVLARRPALLDLLLGVAGDYVPPRALLAGLRTR
- a CDS encoding NADH-quinone oxidoreductase subunit M; amino-acid sequence: MTVGILSAVTFLPAAGGLALALVPRHRANALRVGALVVALTTFALSVPLYVAFNAGSADYQFEEYARWMPTLGVAYHLGIDGISLLLVLLTTFLMPIALLSAWHAIDDRIKEFVVTMLVLETGMLGVFVSLDLFLFYVFWEAMLIPMYFIIGVWGGPSRIYAAVKFVLYTMVGSVLMLVAILALYYQHGAATGTFTFDLPTLARWVVPAGLGQDLMFLAFALAFAIKVPLFPFHTWLPDAHVEAPTAGSVILAGVLLKMGTYGFLRFCLPLFPDASLDFGPLIFALAVIGVVYGAWVSTVQPDLKKLVAYSSVSHLGFVMLGIFTLNTQGLVGGLIQMVNHGLSTGALFLLVGMIYERRHTRLIADFGGLWKVVPAFSAVLLLVSLSSLGLPGLNGFVGEFLILVGVFQVNRLLAAAATTGIIFAAVYLLWMYQRVIFGEVTREENRRLPDLTPREWVVIAPVLVFIVWIGVYPTAFTGPTEATIDALIAQVESKASVAAEPVRTSRR
- a CDS encoding RraA family protein, with the translated sequence MARSADNLPRRFGKLPTPAVTDVMDEMGLSRQTLPSTIQPLTADMRLAGYAFTARGRPHRGSARERDQTLRQFLKMLGTVPGNSVLVLAANDNTAAHFGELSAHWFRTRRVRGAVIDGATRDAAAIGRLRFPTFVRYRTPQDSVPRWRVTDWGLPLTIGGVRVSLGDVIVADIDGVVVVPRRVAHEVLIRSERLVGTENKVRSAVRRGMTPLQAYEKFGSF
- a CDS encoding M23 family metallopeptidase is translated as MPRRSRTPLVVLLVLVLAGAVSYLVWRQSVPDVRVTAAPPRFVGQKTPLTFVVEAARGNVARVEVRVVQGDQPVVAARPEGPLGPRAEIAVTLEPAARGLREGEATIEVWGRDDFWRPLPARERAAASYPVTIDLTPPKLDVVAATRYLAPGGAALVVVRAGDAARAETRVGALAFPTFPLGAPGTRVGFFALPYDYAAGTPITVTAEDEAGNSTSRGISAEVLPRRFRRDRIEIKDAFLQAKIPELLPQHPATRPLLDAFLVINRDQRRQAEAEKRRLAVKTADRPLWDGPFLQPRNTKVFSNFAETRTYVYAGRDVDTQVHFGYDLASTRQAPVPAANTGTVLFTGPLTIYGSTIILDHGLGLMTLYSHLSTIAVNAGDHVVKGQEIGRTGTTGLAIGDHLHYEVLVHGVSVTPLEWWDAKWIRDRISEPLAAAGLAPIKSPESRDPAPRPAAVPARPGPRRTR
- a CDS encoding class I SAM-dependent methyltransferase, producing MVMPRVEGAIEYLDRPVPRADRDASLDDIDRLNAWFGGYWLTLREIRRLAGAAAGGRALLVVDVGGGRGDFAHRLIGWARRGGRAVRVVVVDRECAGAGAGILRVRADATALPFREGAADVVTASLTLHHLEPDAAVASLREMGATARGGVVVNDLLRSRLTLGLVWLVTRLFCRHRFSRHDGPLSVRRAYAAEELRVLADKAGLARVAIRRYPWLGRIVAVLA
- a CDS encoding NADH-quinone oxidoreductase subunit N: MTPIPAPPVVLGTLLPSLIVVGTAIVVLLLDLLPPRASKAHLGAVALAGLVGALLATLRTWGGGGRAFHDMIVLDDYALFFHIVICYAAALIVLLSMDYLRRFGAESGEGYSLILFSTAGMMVLASANDLIVVFLAIELMSLSLYVLAGLFKWRREAGEASMKYFLLGVFASAFLLYGIALVYGATGTTNFDRIAVAVGAGPRDRLFLVGLGMLLVGFGFKISSVPFHMWAPDVYQGAPTSVAALIATGSKAAVFAALIRLLVAGLRTVQPDATTLLWALAALTMTVGNVVAIAQSNLKRMLAYSSIAHVGYMLVGLVAGGAAGAGAVLFYLLAYTFTTVGTFGVIALCERAGEEAVEVRDYAGLGRRHPLLALTLGLFLLSLIGIPPLAGFVGKFYLFGSAVRAGYIWLAVIAVLNSAVAAYYYLRVVVYMYMQEPEAPSASLAPSFAGGLALTIALIGIVLLGVMPAPFADLAQAAVAPLIR
- a CDS encoding CoA transferase → MKRTPPRLPLQGYRVVEMAHHLAAPLAAMHLADFGADVVKVETLEGEDWRRWGRSSPAGDSQLFLAINRNKRSLSLDYARSDGRAVLDRLLARADVLLTNFAPQILVKLGLDGRALARRHRRLIVCALSAFGPRGPDAHRRAFDIVVGGETGLLLPHPDGRSAPLVNAAPIADTGSALLLAYGVTLALLQRERGGRAQVVQSALVNACVALQAHRFIWLEGEAAPETTPPPMAMYRAYPTADGFITVAAIAERLWQRLCKVLGLEALLTDPRYTPWSNLLARRGELIETLEARFRTRPTEEWLKVLVASGVPAGRVNSGREVFEHPQLRLNGVVMDTRHPRAGRLRMMGFPLRLTGTPARLRRHAPALGADTRAVLRDLGYRPAEIRRLVGERVVRAR
- the nuoL gene encoding NADH-quinone oxidoreductase subunit L, whose protein sequence is MSTAVWLIPAFPLAGALVNMLGGRVIRSRAHWIAVPALAGSFLAACAVLAGIWSGRTVAPRLFPWIVAGDFETSVAAQVDPLAGVMLLVVTGVGFLIHLYSVGYMHGDPGYARYFAYLNLFVFSMTMLVLAGNFLLLYVFWEAVGLCSYLLIGFWYTRPAAAQAGKKAFIVNRVGDFGFGLGVMWLWTALGTLDYADVFARVNQLSPAVATGIALLLFMGACGKSAQLPLHTWLPDAMEGPTPVSALIHAATMVTAGVYMVARSHALFERSGLALEVVAWVGVATALFAATVALVQTDIKRVLAYSTISQLGYMFAAVGLGAYAAGIFHLVTHAFFKALLFLGAGSVIHALGGEQDLRKMGGLAPKMVTTALTMAIGAAGLAGLPGLAGFFSKDEILASAFAGGHRLLWALLLLGAFLTAFYSFRLLFLAFFGGPRMPREVAHHVHESPAVMTVPLAVLALLTVTAGWALGVPSEQGTRFARFLAPVFPLPEAAHSGFVTFVLLMLNVVVATAGIVLAWFMYMSAPVRPERIGRPRPPIQALLLNAYYVDALYDRAIVRPLLALSTYMARVVDLGVVDGLVNLAGRAILAGAAGFRRAQTGYVVNYALAMLVGAVALLGFMLTR